The DNA sequence CAGTCGTGAGGCGCGCGGCGATCAAGTCGCCGTACCCAACGAACTCACCCTCGCGCACGACCTTCTCGAAGACCAGGTCGAACTCATCCCCCACGTGGAGGTCGTGATGGAAGTCGATGTCGCCGCCGAACACCTCCGCCATCTCGATGGCGAGCGGCTCCCGTTCGCCAGCTTTGCCGAGCGCGGCGATGAGCGACGGGTGCTCCTCCGAGATGGCGCCCTGCACCGAGACGAGCGCGCGTGACTTCTCGTACGGAACCACTTTCACATCGAACCGCGGCTCGCCGTCCGGCTCCTGCAAGCCCACGATGCGCAAGAAGCGATCGGCGTCGATCTCATAGGTGAACTCGCGAATCAGGCCATCGACCGTCCATTCGAGCCGATAGCTGTGATCGGCCCGCAGGTGGCGCGGATCGAAGGTCCGCCGCATCGATTCAATCAATGAGTAGACGATGTCCTCGCTCACCTCGTGGGCCCGCAGCAGGCTCGCGAAGGTCGCGTTGCGCGGCACGCGCGCCTCGATCACCTGCGCCGCCTCTCGTGCGAGGACGATGTCGCGGCTCACCCTAGTGGACACCCGTTGCGCCGCCGGTTGCGAGCAACCGACCAAGAGCATGACGGCCGCCACCGCCAGGATTTGTCGAACGCTCCTCATCGTTCCCGTTTCCTAGTCGAATGTCCTGAGCGAGCGAAGCGAGTCGAAGGGTGAATCCTGATTCCTGACCAGATGCCCGACATAGTAACCTATAACACGTCAGTTTCCGAAGAAAAGCCGCCTGGCACCCCAATTTTCAGCACGAGGAGACGCTCATGGCGATGCCGCCTTCTAGCGGGCCGGAGAAGGGTCCCCGGTCCCTTCTTCCCGCTCTCACGGTCTTGGCCGTTGCCGCGCTGA is a window from the Luteitalea sp. genome containing:
- a CDS encoding peptidoglycan DD-metalloendopeptidase family protein, which produces MRSVRQILAVAAVMLLVGCSQPAAQRVSTRVSRDIVLAREAAQVIEARVPRNATFASLLRAHEVSEDIVYSLIESMRRTFDPRHLRADHSYRLEWTVDGLIREFTYEIDADRFLRIVGLQEPDGEPRFDVKVVPYEKSRALVSVQGAISEEHPSLIAALGKAGEREPLAIEMAEVFGGDIDFHHDLHVGDEFDLVFEKVVREGEFVGYGDLIAARLTTGGRSYEAFRFTPPGGKPGYYDRQGRSVKRFMLATPLQFEPRVTSRFSYRRLHPVLGRVRAHRGVDYGASRGAPIIAVASGVVLKAGRMGGGGNTVAIRHDRGYETRYLHLSSFAKGVRAGRRVAQGQMIGRVGSTGLATGPHLHYELLRNGRHRNPLVEHRKLPPGDPIPAKYRARFTTFQQQTATRFVSPAAVVAEAGAPPEKRPQEAQSGS